In Pungitius pungitius chromosome 2, fPunPun2.1, whole genome shotgun sequence, a single window of DNA contains:
- the neurog1 gene encoding neurogenin-1, translating into MDSDSSSCDFFTRTDDEDSRGSARCASPQPEQQKKRRRGRGSVPVVRKNRRVKANDRERNRMHNLNDALDTLRELLPACAEETKLTKIETLRLAHNYIWALSETVRIADLQAGKAGDAPLLRGSVRLADASSPGSDARSWSSSDSSSSSSSSSPSYCASSPGSPPEDYGYRPQDALFGFRSFVPGVY; encoded by the coding sequence ATGGACTccgacagcagcagctgcgACTTCTTCACGCGCACAGACGACGAGGACTCCCGCGGGAGTGCACGCTGCGCGTCACCGCAGCCCGAGCAGCAGAAGAAGCGGCGTCGGGGCCGCGGCTCCGTGCCCGTGGTGAGGAAGAACCGGCGCGTGAAAGCCAACGACCGCGAGCGTAACCGCATGCACAACCTGAACGACGCACTGGACACGCTGCGCGAGCTGCTGCCCGCGTGCGCGGAGGAGACCAAACTCACGAAGATTGAGACGCTGCGCCTCGCGCACAACTACATCTGGGCCCTCTCCGAGACCGTGCGCATCGCAGACCTGCAGGCTGGGAAAGCCGGAGACGCGCCTCTGCTGCGCGGCTCCGTGCGACTCGCGGACGCGTCCAGCCCCGGGAGCGACGCCCGCTCCTGGAGCTCCAgcgactcctcttcctcctcctcctcttcatccccgtCTTACTGCGCCTCCAGCCCGGGCAGCCCCCCGGAGGACTACGGATACCGGCCGCAGGACGCGCTCTTCGGCTTCCGTAGCTTCGTGCCGGGCGTCTACTGA